Proteins encoded by one window of Carassius auratus strain Wakin chromosome 24, ASM336829v1, whole genome shotgun sequence:
- the LOC113042492 gene encoding LOW QUALITY PROTEIN: ephrin type-A receptor 3-like (The sequence of the model RefSeq protein was modified relative to this genomic sequence to represent the inferred CDS: inserted 1 base in 1 codon), which yields MSXPGDLGWEAYPSEGWEEISVMDERNIPMRTYQVCNVMEANQNNWLRTGLIQREGAQRVYVEIKFTLRDCNSLPGVPGTCKETFNVYYHESNNAVAAPLRHIRESQYVKIDTIAADESFTQTDVGDRVMKLNTEVRDISGLSKRGLYLAFQDLGACIALVSVRVFYKRCPLAVLNLARFPDTVTGGDSALVEVRGTCVEDAEELEAPRMFCSADGGWLVPIGRCVCRPGFEEVDGHCQPCRSGFYKASAMDAYCVKCPPHSYSHQDKASECVCERGFYRAESDPRSMACTRPPSAPGNPISMVNETAVTLEWSPPRESGGRGDVTYSVHCRKCSGEAGAAGDGEKCVPCGSGPHFNPRQFGLTHPRVLVTELQPHTNYTFNIEALNGVSDLSPSPRHLVSVNITTSQTVSVILKERKGTDSVTLAWQGPEPSDGTVVEYEVTYYEKNQQDQNYTVLKTKSNSMTVEGLKPGTTYIFRIRARTDGGYGNYRGEIELETSHEDMLAVGDPNQQTILAISVAGGAVLLVLLVACFVVSGRRCGYIKAKQDPEEEKMQFQHGRVKLPETRTYIHPHTYEDPNQAVRDFAKEIEVSNIRIERVIGAGEFGEVCSGRLRLPSKREIQVAIKSLKAGYSEQQRRDFLGEASIMGQFDHPNIIRLEGVVTRCKPVMIVTEYMENGSLDTFLKKHDGQFTVIQLVGMMRGIAAGMQYLSEMNYVHRDLAARNILVNGNLVCKVSDFGLSRVLEDDPEAAYTTRGGKIPIRWTAPEAITYRKFTSASDVWSYGIVMWEVISYGERPYWEMSNQDVIKAVDEGYRLPAPMDCPVVLHQLMLDCWEKNRSDRPKFGQIVNTLDRLIRNPSSLKQLANTAIWEDPVTPEAGVRTVEDWLDLIKMGQYKEHFSSAGYVTLDSVLYVSASELDKMGVALAGHQKKILSSIQCLQAHHGIQVQV from the exons ATGT GCCCGGGTGATCTGGGTTGGGAAGCGTATCCATCAGAGGGG tgGGAGGAGATCAGTGTTATGGATGAGAGGAACATTCCTATGAGGACGTACCAGGTGTGCAATGTAATGGAAGCCAATCAGAACAACTGGTTGCGCACTGGACTGATCCAGCGAGAAGGTGCTCAACGTGTCTACGTGGAGATCAAATTCACTCTACGTGACTGCAACAGCCTTCCGGGAGTCCCTGGGACCTGTAAGGAGACGTTTAATGTGTACTACCACGAATCTAACAATGCCGTCGCTGCACCTTTGCGGCACATTCGAGAAAGCCAATATGTCAAGATTGACACTATAGCGGCTGATGAGAGCTTTACGCAGACAGACGTTGGAGATCGTGTCATGAAGTTGAATACAGAAGTGCGAGACATCAGTGGTCTCAGTAAGAGGGGCTTGTACCTGGCGTTTCAAGACCTGGGTGCTTGCATTGCTCTGGTGTCGGTGAGAGTCTTTTATAAGCGCTGTCCTCTGGCGGTGCTCAATTTGGCCCGGTTCCCGGACACAGTGACGGGTGGCGATTCAGCACTGGTGGAGGTGCGTGGAACTTGTGTGGAGGATGCGGAAGAGCTCGAGGCACCACGGATGTTTTGCAGTGCTGACGGAGGTTGGCTGGTGCCCATCGGCCGCTGTGTGTGCCGGCCAGGATTCGAGGAGGTAGATGGACACTGCCAAC CATGTCGGTCAGGCTTCTACAAGGCCTCTGCTATGGATGCATACTGTGTGAAGTGCCCCCCACACAGTTACTCCCACCAGGACAAGgcctctgagtgtgtgtgtgagagaggcttCTACAGGGCCGAATCAGACCCTCGCTCAATGGCGTGCACAA GACCACCTTCGGCACCCGGCAATCCCATTTCCATGGTGAACGAGACTGCAGTCACTCTAGAATGGAGTCCTCCTCGTGAAAGTGGTGGACGTGGAGATGTCACCTACAGCGTCCACTGCAGGAAGTGCTCTGGAGAAGCAGGGGCTGCAGGAGATGGTGAGAAGTGTGTTCCCTGTGGCAGCGGTCCGCATTTCAACCCCAGGCAGTTTGGCTTGACGCACCCCAGAGTTCTGGTGACAGAACTGCAGCCTCACACCAATTACACCTTCAACATTGAAGCCCTGAACGGAGTGTCGGATCTCAGCCCCAGTCCACGTCATCTAGTGTCCGTCAACATCACCACCAGCCAGACAG tgAGTGTCATCTTAAAGGAAAGGAAGGGCACCGACAGTGTAACGCTGGCATGGCAGGGTCCAGAACCTTCTGACGGGACTGTAGTGGAATATGAAGTCACCTATTATGAAAAG AACCAGCAGGATCAGAACTACACTGTGCTGAAGACCAAATCCAACAGTATGACGGTGGAAGGCCTCAAGCCGGGAACCACATACATCTTCCGGATCCGAGCCCGTACAGATGGAGGCTATGGGAACTACAGGGGAGAAATTGAGTTGGAGACGAGCCATGAAG ATATGCTTGCGGTTGGAGATCCAAACCAGCAAACCATACTGGCCATCTCTGTGGCAGGCGGTGCAGTGCTTCTGGTCTTGCTAGTGGCCTGTTTTGTTGTGAGTGGACG GCGCTGTGGATATATTAAAGCAAAGCAAGACCCTGAGGAAGAGAAAATGCAGTTTCAGCATGGACGAG TCAAACTTCCCGAAACCCGCACGTATATTCACCCGCATACATATGAGGACCCCAACCAGGCGGTGCGAGACTTCGCCAAGGAGATCGAAGTTTCCAACATACGGATTGAGAGAGTTATTGGGGCTG GTGAGTTTGGAGAGGTCTGCAGTGGCCGTCTGAGGCTGCCCAGTAAGAGGGAGATCCAGGTGGCCATCAAGAGTCTGAAAGCCGGATATTCAGAGCAGCAGAGACGTGACTTTCTGGGTGAAGCCAGCATTATGGGCCAGTTTGACCATCCCAACATCATTCGACTGGAAGGAGTCGTCACTAGAT GTAAGCCTGTGATGATAGTGACAGAGTACATGGAAAATGGATCTCTGGACACGTTTTTGAAG AAACACGACGGGCAGTTCACGGTGATCCAGCTGGTGGGAATGATGCGTGGGATAGCTGCGGGAATGCAGTACCTCTCAGAGATGAACTATGTGCATCGGGATTTGGCGGCACGGAACATTCTGGTGAACGGAAACCTGGTGTGTAAAGTGTCTGACTTCGGGCTGTCGCGCGTGTTAGAGGACGATCCAGAGGCAGCATACACTACACGG GGGGGTAAGATTCCCATTCGATGGACAGCCCCTGAGGCCATCACCTACAGGAAGTTCACATCAGCCAGTGATGTGTGGAGTTACGGCATTGTCATGTGGGAGGTGATATCCTATGGGGAACGACCGTACTGGGAAATGTCCAATCAGGAC GTGATAAAAGCTGTAGATGAAGGCTACAGGCTACCAGCTCCAATGGACTGTCCGGTGGTGCTTCACCAGCTCATGTTAGACTGCTGGGAAAAGAACCGCAGCGATCGGCCGAAATTTGGGCAGATTGTCAACACTCTGGACAGGCTGATCCGGAACCCTAGCAGCCTGAAGCAGCTGGCCAACACTGCAATCTG GGAGGACCCAGTGACTCCTGAGGCAGGGGTCCGCACGGTGGAAGACTGGCTGGACTTGATTAAAATGGGTCAGTACAAGGAACACTTCTCCAGCGCCGGCTATGTCACCCTGGACTCAGTTCTGTATGTCAGCGCCAG TGAACTGGATAAGATGGGTGTAGCACTGGCAGGCCATCAGAAAAAGATCTTGTCTAGCATCCAGTGTCTTCAGGCACACCATGGGATTCAGGTCCAGGTATAG